From Myxococcales bacterium, a single genomic window includes:
- the kbl gene encoding glycine C-acetyltransferase, whose translation MYDRAKHIYATELSGIREAGLYKDERVITTPQGARIASNGKQVLNFCANNYLGLSSHPAVIEGAKRALDSHGFGLSSVRFICGTQDLHKALEARISQFFGTEDTILYSSCFDANGGLFEVLLGEQDAIISDALNHASIIDGVRLCKAERLRYPNGDLTALEAALQQSAGKRLRMIATDGVFSMDGYLAKLGPICDLAERYGAMVMVDDSHATGFIGPTGRGTPEHAGVLSRIDVLTSTLGKALGGASGGFTTGRREVIDLLRQRSRPYLFSNTLAPAVAGASLAVFDLLDSSAELRERVMSNAARFRAGMTAAGFRVKEGIHPIVPVMLGDAKTAQEMAARLLEEGIYVIGFSYPVVPKGEARIRVQLSAQHEPAQIDQAIGAFTQVGRAMGVLGAA comes from the coding sequence ATGTACGACCGAGCGAAACACATCTACGCCACCGAGCTTTCCGGCATCCGCGAGGCGGGGCTGTACAAAGACGAGCGGGTGATCACGACGCCCCAAGGCGCGCGCATCGCCTCCAACGGCAAACAGGTCCTGAATTTCTGCGCCAACAACTACCTGGGATTGTCCAGCCACCCGGCGGTGATCGAGGGCGCCAAACGCGCGCTCGACTCCCATGGCTTCGGACTTTCGAGTGTGCGCTTCATCTGCGGCACCCAGGACCTGCACAAGGCGCTCGAGGCACGCATCAGTCAGTTCTTCGGCACCGAGGACACCATCCTCTACTCCTCGTGTTTCGACGCGAACGGGGGCCTGTTCGAGGTGTTGCTCGGCGAGCAGGACGCCATCATCAGTGACGCCTTGAATCACGCCAGCATCATCGACGGGGTCCGGCTGTGCAAAGCCGAACGGCTGCGTTACCCGAACGGCGACCTCACCGCGCTGGAGGCCGCCCTGCAACAGAGCGCGGGCAAACGCCTGCGAATGATCGCCACCGACGGTGTCTTCAGCATGGACGGTTACCTGGCCAAGCTGGGCCCGATCTGCGATCTGGCCGAGCGTTACGGCGCGATGGTGATGGTCGACGATTCCCACGCCACCGGTTTCATCGGGCCGACGGGGCGCGGCACGCCGGAGCACGCGGGCGTGCTCTCTCGCATCGACGTCCTCACCAGCACGCTGGGGAAAGCGTTGGGCGGTGCCAGTGGAGGCTTCACCACGGGTCGCCGCGAGGTCATCGACCTCCTGCGGCAACGCTCGCGGCCTTATTTGTTCTCGAACACCCTCGCGCCAGCCGTCGCGGGCGCGAGCCTCGCGGTGTTCGATCTGCTCGACTCGAGCGCCGAGCTCCGGGAGCGAGTGATGAGCAACGCCGCCCGTTTTCGCGCCGGCATGACGGCGGCGGGCTTCCGCGTCAAAGAGGGGATCCACCCGATCGTGCCGGTGATGCTCGGCGACGCAAAGACGGCCCAGGAGATGGCCGCCCGCCTGCTCGAGGAAGGCATCTACGTGATCGGGTTCTCGTATCCGGTCGTGCCCAAAGGGGAAGCCCGGATCCGCGTTCAGCTCTCCGCACAGCACGAACCGGCGCAGATCGACCAGGCGATCGGCGCGTTCACCCAGGTCGGGCGTGCGATGGGTGTGCTCGGCGCCGCCTGA
- a CDS encoding carbohydrate kinase — MHNAPHVVAFGELLFDLFPDGPRLGGAAANVAFHARQLGARVTLVSRVGADTLGDTARAELGRCGVDVRFVGVDPVYPTGTVRVELAQGEPVFRIGDAAAWDRIEHTPELGRAVADADVFVFGTLAQRSLLGSAALTKILGDLPAPCLRVCDLNLRPPHVTEAALETALAHAQLLKLNELEARRVEELLGVHDAAVALVERGVLWCAVTRGGAGAVLRSREVRLDHPGYALRCSDGDPVGAGDAFTACLAIELVRATSPETALSRANRYASFVASERGAMPVPPEPLLAELAMLRAP; from the coding sequence GTGCACAATGCGCCGCACGTCGTTGCGTTCGGGGAGCTGCTCTTCGACTTGTTCCCGGACGGCCCACGCCTGGGTGGAGCGGCGGCCAACGTGGCATTTCACGCGCGCCAGCTCGGCGCGCGCGTCACGCTGGTGAGCCGCGTTGGGGCGGACACGCTCGGCGATACGGCGAGGGCGGAGCTCGGCCGGTGCGGCGTCGACGTGCGGTTCGTCGGTGTCGATCCCGTCTACCCAACCGGAACCGTGCGGGTCGAGCTCGCGCAGGGGGAGCCCGTGTTCCGCATCGGCGACGCCGCCGCCTGGGACCGCATCGAACACACGCCGGAGCTCGGCCGCGCCGTCGCTGACGCCGATGTGTTCGTGTTCGGAACGCTGGCCCAGCGCAGCTTGCTCGGCTCCGCCGCGCTCACGAAGATCCTCGGCGATCTGCCTGCCCCTTGCCTTCGCGTCTGCGATCTCAACCTGCGACCCCCGCACGTCACCGAGGCGGCCCTGGAGACCGCCCTCGCGCACGCGCAGCTGCTCAAGCTGAACGAGCTCGAGGCCCGCCGCGTCGAGGAGCTGCTCGGAGTGCACGACGCCGCCGTCGCCCTCGTGGAGAGGGGAGTCCTCTGGTGCGCTGTGACCCGCGGGGGAGCCGGCGCTGTGCTCCGTTCACGCGAGGTCCGCTTGGACCACCCGGGCTACGCCCTTCGCTGCTCCGACGGCGATCCAGTCGGCGCCGGGGACGCGTTCACGGCGTGCCTCGCCATCGAGCTCGTTCGGGCGACATCCCCCGAAACCGCGCTCTCGCGCGCCAACCGGTACGCGAGCTTCGTTGCAAGCGAACGCGGGGCGATGCCGGTGCCCCCCGAGCCGCTCCTGGCAGAGCTCGCCATGCTCCGCGCCCCGTAG
- a CDS encoding metallophosphoesterase produces MRTVDRSLCVVTLLGLAAIGCGSSDDGGGGGGIPKEPVRLTTDVTLLPSKAPMKPADGRKPSDPDDREAMLAEGFGDLSEGPGEPYVARMPAGKTAPAAGPNAKRISRFVHMPDLQLADDESPTRLAAFDSPGATAGAYRPEDVDMCHLINAAVQSVNELHDTDPIDFLLLGGDNADNAQTNEVDWVLALLSGSEKVECDSGKNDDPKKGARNDGKDPFKAPGLAMPWYWVTGNHDILIQGNLPVTPVKQAEATGSEAVAGTRDWSLPGGPIVKGEIVPDDARMPLLRTELMTRIAANGDGHGLGADQEKSGKAIYTFDVQGTELRFLVLDTAAETGGSEGLLRQGDIDTVIKPALDKAQADGKWVALASHHATSSLGDGTGLGGKAQADAVSEQAWLDLLGVYPNVVFSMVGHSHENRVKWITPTAGHAYWEVMTSALADFPQQIRVVEVWDQDNGWLMLRTTNVDFSVMGDPVALEGRQLAALDFVSGWTGASGPGTTDDRNVELWIEKP; encoded by the coding sequence ATGCGAACCGTCGACCGAAGCCTGTGTGTCGTGACTCTGTTGGGCCTCGCTGCCATCGGCTGCGGATCTTCGGACGACGGCGGCGGCGGCGGCGGCATCCCGAAGGAACCGGTGCGCCTGACCACCGACGTGACCCTCTTGCCCTCCAAGGCGCCGATGAAGCCCGCGGACGGCCGAAAACCCTCCGATCCCGATGACCGCGAGGCGATGCTGGCCGAAGGGTTTGGTGATCTCTCCGAGGGCCCGGGCGAGCCGTACGTCGCGCGCATGCCCGCCGGCAAGACCGCGCCCGCCGCCGGGCCCAATGCCAAGCGCATCTCGCGCTTCGTGCACATGCCCGATCTACAGCTCGCCGACGACGAGTCCCCCACCCGTCTCGCCGCGTTCGATTCACCCGGCGCAACCGCCGGCGCCTATCGGCCGGAAGACGTGGACATGTGCCACCTGATCAACGCCGCGGTCCAGAGTGTGAACGAGCTGCACGACACCGACCCCATCGACTTCCTTCTGCTCGGGGGTGACAACGCCGACAACGCACAAACGAACGAGGTCGACTGGGTGCTCGCGCTGCTCAGCGGAAGCGAGAAGGTCGAGTGCGATTCCGGCAAGAACGACGACCCGAAAAAAGGCGCGCGCAACGACGGCAAAGATCCATTCAAGGCGCCGGGCCTGGCGATGCCCTGGTACTGGGTCACGGGAAACCACGACATCTTGATCCAGGGCAACCTGCCCGTCACACCGGTCAAACAGGCCGAAGCCACCGGCTCGGAAGCCGTCGCCGGAACGCGGGATTGGTCCTTGCCCGGCGGGCCGATCGTCAAGGGCGAGATCGTCCCCGACGATGCACGCATGCCGCTCTTGCGCACGGAGCTCATGACCCGCATCGCCGCAAATGGAGATGGCCATGGGTTGGGCGCCGACCAGGAAAAGAGCGGCAAGGCCATCTACACATTCGACGTGCAGGGCACCGAGTTGCGCTTCCTCGTGCTCGACACCGCGGCAGAGACCGGTGGCTCCGAGGGCCTGCTCCGGCAGGGCGACATCGACACGGTGATCAAGCCGGCCCTCGACAAAGCCCAGGCAGATGGCAAATGGGTAGCGCTCGCCTCGCATCACGCCACCAGCTCCCTGGGTGACGGCACCGGCCTCGGCGGCAAGGCACAGGCTGACGCAGTCTCCGAGCAAGCGTGGCTCGATCTTCTGGGGGTCTATCCCAACGTGGTCTTCAGCATGGTGGGGCACTCGCACGAAAATCGCGTGAAGTGGATCACTCCCACCGCCGGGCATGCGTACTGGGAGGTGATGACGAGCGCGCTCGCCGACTTCCCGCAGCAGATCCGCGTGGTCGAGGTCTGGGATCAAGACAACGGCTGGCTCATGCTCCGGACCACGAACGTCGATTTTTCGGTGATGGGGGATCCCGTCGCCCTGGAGGGCCGCCAGCTCGCCGCGCTCGATTTCGTCTCGGGCTGGACCGGCGCCAGCGGTCCCGGCACCACAGACGACCGCAACGTCGAGCTGTGGATCGAAAAGCCGTGA
- a CDS encoding PilZ domain-containing protein — MPVEVRQGATWTPFSSEDVSLGGLYLRTKEPPSLRQLVRLRSHLPYELGAFEANAVVTRRNLAEGQPEQVAGMGVAFFLLAGEQRERWDSFIVAAAANCQALAETPFEARKISGARPAFAASDTPLLEVSLGRIEDLFVLHSRDASRAGLFLATPPGYSPSQRIALCVTHAPSKSALWIPCVVKQLRARGIAVEFARDDPKLLREFHDHLAQLIDAAERAAEGE; from the coding sequence ATGCCCGTCGAAGTTCGGCAGGGCGCGACCTGGACCCCGTTCTCGAGCGAAGACGTGAGTCTTGGTGGCCTCTACCTGAGGACGAAGGAGCCGCCGAGTCTGCGACAGCTCGTGCGACTTCGGTCGCACCTCCCGTACGAGCTCGGCGCCTTCGAGGCCAACGCGGTCGTCACGCGTCGAAACCTGGCTGAGGGCCAGCCGGAGCAGGTCGCAGGCATGGGTGTCGCGTTTTTCCTGCTCGCCGGTGAGCAGCGCGAGCGCTGGGACAGTTTCATCGTTGCCGCCGCGGCCAATTGCCAGGCGCTCGCCGAGACCCCGTTCGAAGCGCGGAAGATCAGCGGGGCGAGGCCTGCGTTTGCGGCCAGTGATACGCCGCTGTTGGAGGTGTCCCTCGGGCGAATCGAGGACCTGTTCGTTCTTCACTCGCGCGACGCCTCGCGCGCCGGGCTGTTCCTGGCCACGCCGCCAGGATATTCTCCATCCCAGCGCATCGCGCTCTGCGTGACCCACGCCCCGAGCAAGAGCGCGCTCTGGATCCCGTGCGTGGTCAAGCAGCTCCGGGCCCGCGGTATCGCCGTCGAGTTCGCCCGCGACGACCCCAAGCTGCTGCGTGAATTTCACGATCACCTGGCGCAGCTGATCGACGCGGCGGAGCGAGCCGCCGAGGGCGAGTGA
- the selB gene encoding selenocysteine-specific translation elongation factor, with the protein MPQPAENRRRVVLATAGHVDHGKTSLIRALTGTDTDRLPDEKRRGISIELGFAELADAGISFIDVPGHRKLVHAMIAGVGGVDGVLLCVAADDGVMPQTREHLHICTLLGIRRVVVALTKADLVDAEMLELAVMDVRTTLEALGLEATTVVPTDALSGRGLDELRAALGELARSAPDRGASGRLWLPVDRVFTVKGAGTVVTGTLTRGALKLGATVFVAGPRGIHESVCRGLEVHGKQVETITAPSRVAVNLARLEVDEVGRGDIVTLEPQLPLSTRLDAHLTLLPGADSALGNGSPVIVHLGTTRRSARVTRIGEGLFHLRLEEPLPCQGGIGIVLRGFKSTREHGAVLAGGRVLDAQSPPLPKRKDTSGWQLRATTLANVAQGDWAAALGGLMTLAAPRPIFGPDVERRFGLEPGDLARWLTGKKRRGPADALALSNDAYTVPATLDVLVSELVSELGRHHEAHPDQPGLSLETLRTRLAARAGREVTDVALERATKSGQTQVAAGVICLQSFATLAGPQARESRDRVLEVLDAAALEGSSEAVIAERCPTLSPESLKHALAGLSSETRARRLGGLWFAERHLDALRLKIGEFFAGRPVMSVPEFKDLAGVSRKQAIPLLEQLDREGTTRRQGDDRVRGAGRV; encoded by the coding sequence GTGCCGCAGCCAGCCGAGAATCGACGCCGAGTGGTGCTCGCCACGGCGGGGCACGTCGACCATGGCAAGACGTCGCTGATCCGCGCCTTGACCGGGACCGACACCGATCGGCTGCCGGATGAAAAGCGCCGCGGCATCAGCATCGAGCTCGGCTTCGCGGAGCTCGCGGACGCGGGCATCAGCTTCATCGACGTGCCGGGCCACAGAAAACTCGTGCACGCGATGATCGCCGGCGTCGGTGGCGTCGACGGTGTGCTCCTGTGTGTCGCCGCGGACGATGGGGTCATGCCGCAGACCCGCGAGCACTTGCACATCTGCACGCTGCTCGGCATCCGTCGCGTCGTCGTCGCGCTGACCAAGGCAGATCTGGTCGACGCGGAGATGCTCGAGCTCGCGGTGATGGATGTCCGCACCACCCTCGAGGCTCTCGGCCTGGAGGCAACCACCGTCGTCCCCACCGACGCCCTGTCCGGCCGCGGCCTCGACGAGCTCCGAGCCGCACTCGGCGAGCTCGCACGCTCCGCGCCGGACCGCGGCGCAAGTGGGCGCCTCTGGCTGCCGGTCGATCGTGTGTTCACGGTGAAGGGCGCCGGCACCGTCGTGACCGGCACCCTCACCCGCGGAGCGTTGAAGCTGGGCGCCACGGTCTTCGTCGCCGGCCCGCGGGGGATCCACGAGAGTGTCTGCCGCGGCCTGGAGGTGCACGGCAAACAGGTCGAGACCATCACAGCCCCGAGCCGCGTGGCAGTGAACCTCGCGCGCCTGGAGGTCGACGAGGTCGGGCGCGGAGACATCGTGACGCTGGAGCCCCAGCTGCCGCTGAGCACGCGCCTCGACGCACACTTGACGCTCCTGCCTGGCGCCGACTCCGCCCTCGGCAACGGCAGCCCCGTCATCGTCCATCTCGGCACGACCCGGCGAAGCGCCCGCGTCACGCGCATCGGGGAGGGGCTGTTTCATCTGCGTCTGGAGGAACCCCTGCCCTGCCAGGGCGGCATCGGCATCGTGCTGCGCGGCTTCAAGAGCACGCGCGAGCATGGCGCCGTGCTCGCCGGCGGTCGGGTGCTCGACGCGCAGAGTCCGCCGCTGCCCAAGCGCAAAGACACGTCGGGCTGGCAGCTCCGCGCCACCACGCTGGCGAACGTCGCCCAGGGGGACTGGGCCGCAGCGCTCGGCGGTTTGATGACACTCGCCGCACCGCGGCCCATCTTCGGGCCCGACGTCGAACGCCGCTTCGGCCTCGAACCGGGAGATCTCGCGCGCTGGCTGACCGGAAAGAAACGACGTGGTCCGGCCGACGCGCTCGCGCTTTCCAACGACGCCTACACGGTTCCCGCCACGCTCGACGTCCTGGTCTCCGAGCTGGTCTCAGAGCTCGGGCGCCATCACGAAGCCCACCCCGACCAGCCCGGGCTGTCGCTGGAGACGCTGCGCACGCGACTGGCCGCCCGCGCCGGACGCGAGGTGACGGACGTCGCCCTCGAGCGCGCCACGAAATCCGGTCAGACACAGGTCGCGGCCGGCGTGATCTGTCTACAGAGTTTTGCCACGCTCGCGGGCCCGCAGGCGCGAGAGTCACGCGACCGTGTGCTCGAGGTGCTCGACGCCGCCGCCCTCGAGGGTTCGAGCGAAGCGGTCATCGCCGAACGCTGCCCAACCCTCAGCCCCGAGTCACTGAAACATGCGCTGGCAGGGCTGTCGTCCGAAACTCGCGCACGCCGTCTGGGTGGGCTCTGGTTTGCCGAGCGGCACCTGGACGCGCTGCGCCTCAAGATCGGCGAGTTCTTCGCGGGCCGACCCGTGATGAGTGTGCCGGAGTTCAAAGATCTGGCGGGTGTGTCTCGCAAACAGGCCATTCCGCTGCTCGAACAGCTCGACCGTGAGGGCACGACCCGCCGCCAGGGGGACGACCGAGTACGAGGCGCCGGCCGCGTTTGA
- a CDS encoding serine/threonine protein kinase, whose amino-acid sequence MPSEHPDDQDGGALPARAAAPDEPTQVDIRPRAEAAQPSGTGHSPEAAEASEGSSTSTSSNETASRTISGVTGVTGLPLTRGAASGVTTAAPLILKSEEHARAVALFRLVIAAAVAGLVAVWLPERESPGRWLATFVISFTLAVTTWLLVEFRNPERYSANKLLFQGLCCVATILAVVYYVGIFSPTIIAMYIGVYFFGVGDSPRSGWAIYLTGAIGYLALGMAAMLGVLPTDRAVMALSTPELSSMIAVAGVCQVLFFATFWMARSSRRATLAAFDRLERAARQIRKREALLNEVRAELDQERAAKEGRFTDQKLGKYLIGEVIGRGAMGEVYRGWEQGAERPVAVKFLSAALAEDASALERFFRESDIAAKLESKHVVKVFDHGVADGGAPFLVMELLEGADLAQVLRDKGRLGTGEALELVSQVAAALAEADENGIVHRDLKPQNLFRLLSSGRPHWKVLDFGVSKVLDSAKDLTLGAAVGTPSYMSPEQARGAPVDHRADVFALGIVAYRVLTGKPAFTGPDSASTLYNVVHVQPVRPSDLVGLGDDVDRALALALAKDAERRFASSLMFAMALSEALKNRLDDRLRRDADALLAEQPWGTDVLKVLRAENRRWRHAQASGRSTSKPPGRASSA is encoded by the coding sequence ATGCCCTCCGAGCATCCGGACGATCAGGACGGAGGAGCGCTGCCCGCGCGCGCGGCGGCGCCGGATGAACCCACTCAAGTGGACATCAGGCCGCGCGCGGAGGCAGCACAGCCGAGCGGTACCGGGCACTCGCCGGAGGCGGCCGAAGCCAGCGAGGGCAGCTCGACCAGCACGAGCAGCAACGAGACCGCCTCCCGCACCATCAGCGGCGTGACCGGGGTCACCGGTTTGCCTCTCACTCGGGGCGCCGCCAGCGGGGTCACGACCGCCGCCCCGCTGATTCTGAAGAGCGAAGAGCATGCGCGTGCCGTTGCGCTCTTCCGCTTGGTGATCGCCGCCGCGGTCGCTGGCCTCGTCGCGGTCTGGTTGCCGGAGCGGGAATCGCCCGGGCGTTGGTTGGCTACCTTCGTGATCAGCTTCACTCTGGCGGTCACGACCTGGCTCCTGGTCGAGTTCCGAAATCCCGAGCGTTACAGCGCCAACAAACTCCTGTTCCAGGGACTGTGCTGCGTCGCGACGATCCTCGCGGTGGTCTACTACGTGGGCATCTTTTCACCGACGATCATCGCCATGTACATCGGGGTCTACTTCTTCGGCGTCGGCGACTCGCCGCGCTCGGGCTGGGCCATCTACTTGACGGGAGCCATCGGTTATCTCGCGCTCGGAATGGCAGCGATGCTCGGTGTGCTCCCGACTGATCGCGCCGTGATGGCGCTGTCGACCCCCGAGCTGTCCTCGATGATCGCGGTGGCCGGGGTGTGTCAGGTGCTATTTTTTGCGACCTTCTGGATGGCGCGCAGCAGCCGGCGGGCGACGCTGGCGGCGTTCGATCGCCTGGAGCGCGCCGCGAGGCAAATCCGCAAGCGCGAGGCGCTGCTGAATGAAGTGCGAGCCGAGCTCGATCAGGAGCGCGCGGCGAAGGAAGGCCGGTTCACCGACCAGAAGCTGGGGAAGTACCTGATTGGCGAGGTGATCGGCCGCGGCGCCATGGGTGAGGTCTATCGGGGCTGGGAGCAGGGCGCCGAGCGACCAGTGGCGGTGAAATTCTTGAGCGCGGCCCTGGCTGAAGATGCCTCGGCGCTGGAGCGTTTCTTTCGGGAGTCGGACATCGCCGCGAAGCTCGAGTCGAAGCACGTCGTAAAGGTCTTCGACCACGGCGTGGCCGACGGCGGCGCACCGTTTCTGGTGATGGAGCTGCTGGAGGGCGCGGATCTCGCCCAGGTCCTCAGGGACAAAGGACGGCTGGGCACGGGCGAGGCACTGGAGCTCGTGTCACAGGTGGCAGCAGCCCTGGCGGAGGCGGACGAGAATGGCATCGTTCACCGCGACCTAAAACCTCAGAACCTCTTCCGCTTGCTGAGCTCGGGCCGCCCGCATTGGAAGGTGCTCGATTTCGGGGTCTCGAAGGTCCTGGACTCGGCGAAGGACTTGACGCTTGGGGCGGCGGTCGGCACGCCAAGCTACATGTCCCCCGAACAAGCGCGGGGGGCGCCGGTCGATCATCGCGCGGACGTCTTTGCGCTCGGGATCGTCGCCTACCGTGTGCTCACCGGCAAACCGGCCTTCACCGGTCCGGATAGCGCCAGCACCCTCTACAACGTGGTCCACGTGCAGCCGGTGCGGCCGTCGGATCTGGTTGGGCTCGGGGACGACGTCGACCGCGCGCTCGCGCTCGCGTTGGCCAAGGACGCGGAGCGTCGCTTTGCGTCGTCGCTGATGTTTGCGATGGCGTTGTCCGAGGCCTTGAAGAATCGCCTGGACGACCGCTTGCGGCGGGACGCCGACGCGTTGCTGGCCGAACAACCGTGGGGCACGGACGTACTCAAGGTCCTCCGGGCGGAGAATCGCCGCTGGCGCCATGCTCAGGCGTCCGGGCGAAGCACGTCAAAACCTCCGGGCCGCGCGTCTTCTGCCTGA
- a CDS encoding MFS transporter: MSLERVRQLVARFCEVVKSHQRRAARPDWDLEPLLGCELLESMLLTRQLDLTAHELRGRGHGHYTICSTGHEANVVLGRLTGPSDPALLHYRSGAVQVERARQVPGVDSVRDIVLSLVASSEEPISGGRHKVLGSKPLGIIPSTSTIASHLPRALGLAFALERAPRLGVEVPGARNSIAVASFGDASLNHSTALGALNAVSWTLHQNLPMPLLVVCEDNGLGISVRTPEHWVETRLRAVPHLAYFRADGWDLASTFRTARAAVQHCRKTRRAAVLHLSMVRLLGHAGSDVDTTYRTQTELEDAERRDPVLRAALDLIDAGALDAEAVLEMRAAAAARVEEAARIAIDRPKLTSRAQVLRAVANPCDEIVRAAATLDERVRSSQPMTLAQGINAALVEAMERFPNVILFGEDVAKKGGVYGVTKGLLAKAGPLRVFNTLLDEQTILGLALGTATLGLLPVPEIQYLAYLHNAEDQLRGEAATMQFFSDRAYDNPMVVRIAGLAYQKGFGGHFHNDNSLAVLRDIPGLLVAVPARGDDAVELYRTAFTLAREARRIVVLIEPIALYHTRDLHDDGDGAWAAPLPATSTPSGRARVYHADARDLLIASYGNGLWMSLRVARRIEHELGKRARVLDLRWLVPLPEAEVVQHAVECGKLLVVDECRRSGSVSEALAAALLDAKAAVGFERVNAADSFIPLGDAANLVLVDEVEIFEAARRLLS; encoded by the coding sequence ATGTCACTCGAGAGAGTGCGCCAGCTCGTCGCTCGCTTCTGCGAGGTCGTCAAAAGCCACCAACGTCGCGCGGCGCGCCCCGATTGGGATCTCGAGCCGCTGCTCGGCTGCGAGCTCCTCGAGTCGATGCTCTTGACACGCCAGCTCGATCTCACCGCGCACGAGCTCCGAGGCCGAGGGCACGGGCACTACACCATCTGCAGCACGGGGCACGAGGCCAACGTGGTCCTCGGCCGCCTCACCGGCCCGAGCGATCCAGCGCTGCTCCACTACCGAAGCGGCGCCGTGCAGGTCGAGCGTGCTCGCCAGGTCCCTGGAGTCGACAGCGTGCGGGACATCGTCTTGTCGTTGGTGGCCTCGAGCGAGGAGCCAATCAGCGGCGGACGACACAAGGTCTTGGGAAGCAAACCACTCGGCATCATCCCGTCGACCAGCACCATCGCCTCGCATCTGCCGCGGGCCTTGGGGCTCGCCTTTGCCCTCGAGCGCGCGCCGCGACTCGGCGTCGAAGTGCCCGGCGCCCGCAATTCGATCGCCGTGGCCAGCTTTGGCGACGCGAGCTTGAACCACTCGACCGCGCTCGGCGCGTTGAACGCCGTGAGCTGGACGCTGCACCAGAACCTGCCCATGCCGCTGCTCGTGGTGTGTGAGGACAACGGCCTCGGGATCAGCGTTCGGACCCCCGAGCACTGGGTCGAGACACGCCTCCGAGCCGTGCCCCACCTGGCGTACTTTCGCGCCGATGGCTGGGATCTGGCCTCGACGTTCCGCACGGCCCGCGCTGCGGTGCAGCACTGCAGGAAGACCCGCCGGGCCGCGGTTCTGCATCTCTCGATGGTCCGGCTGCTCGGGCACGCTGGTAGCGACGTCGACACCACCTACCGTACTCAAACGGAGCTCGAGGACGCCGAGCGCCGGGATCCCGTGCTCCGCGCCGCCCTCGATCTCATCGACGCGGGCGCCCTCGACGCCGAGGCGGTGCTCGAGATGCGCGCTGCCGCGGCAGCCCGGGTGGAAGAAGCCGCGCGCATCGCCATCGATCGCCCCAAGCTCACGTCCCGCGCCCAGGTGCTCCGCGCCGTCGCCAACCCTTGCGACGAGATCGTGCGGGCCGCGGCCACTCTCGACGAGCGTGTGCGTTCTTCGCAGCCGATGACGCTGGCCCAGGGCATCAACGCCGCGTTGGTCGAAGCGATGGAGCGCTTTCCGAACGTGATCTTGTTCGGGGAGGACGTCGCCAAGAAGGGCGGCGTGTACGGCGTCACCAAGGGGCTGCTCGCGAAGGCCGGACCACTGCGCGTGTTCAACACGCTGCTCGACGAACAGACCATCCTGGGGCTCGCGCTCGGTACCGCCACGCTCGGCCTGCTCCCGGTGCCGGAGATCCAGTACCTCGCCTACCTGCACAACGCGGAAGACCAGCTGCGCGGCGAAGCTGCCACGATGCAGTTCTTCTCGGACCGCGCCTACGACAACCCGATGGTCGTGCGCATCGCGGGGCTGGCCTACCAGAAGGGTTTTGGCGGCCACTTTCACAACGACAACTCCCTCGCCGTGTTGCGCGACATTCCCGGGCTGCTGGTGGCGGTGCCCGCCCGCGGCGACGACGCTGTCGAGCTCTACCGCACGGCTTTTACCCTGGCCCGTGAGGCGCGGCGCATCGTCGTGCTGATCGAGCCCATCGCGCTCTATCACACCCGAGATTTGCACGACGACGGCGACGGCGCCTGGGCCGCGCCCTTGCCAGCGACGAGCACCCCGTCGGGACGGGCTCGCGTGTATCACGCCGACGCCCGCGATTTGCTGATCGCCAGCTACGGAAATGGCCTCTGGATGAGCCTGCGCGTGGCGCGGCGCATCGAGCACGAGCTCGGCAAACGTGCCCGTGTTCTGGATCTCAGATGGCTGGTGCCGCTGCCGGAAGCAGAGGTCGTTCAGCACGCGGTCGAGTGCGGCAAACTGCTGGTGGTCGACGAGTGCCGAAGGAGCGGAAGCGTGTCGGAGGCGCTGGCCGCCGCCCTGCTCGACGCGAAGGCAGCCGTAGGCTTCGAACGGGTCAACGCCGCCGACAGCTTCATCCCCCTGGGTGACGCCGCGAACCTGGTGCTGGTGGACGAGGTCGAAATCTTCGAGGCGGCCCGGCGCCTCTTGTCCTGA
- a CDS encoding 2-hydroxychromene-2-carboxylate isomerase has protein sequence MSKIVELYYDFSSPNAYFAALMLPAIAERTSATIEYRPFFLGGLFKLLDVSQTPGMTSPEKSAASLLDLQRWSQKHRIPFRFPSRFPMNTLLSLRIALSSQELGLAHRAWAEAVFDAYWVQDRDIADEAVLGELLSKLGADPKVALERARGPEAKAALKASTEAARTRGIFGAPACIVGDDLFFGKDRLDFVEDALRASA, from the coding sequence ATGTCGAAGATCGTCGAACTCTATTACGACTTCTCGAGCCCCAACGCCTATTTCGCGGCGCTGATGTTGCCGGCCATCGCCGAGCGCACGTCGGCGACCATCGAGTACCGCCCGTTTTTCCTGGGGGGTTTGTTCAAGCTGCTGGACGTGTCGCAGACGCCGGGCATGACCAGCCCGGAAAAGAGCGCGGCGAGCCTGCTGGACCTGCAGCGCTGGAGCCAAAAACATCGCATCCCGTTCCGCTTCCCGTCTCGCTTTCCGATGAACACACTCCTTTCGCTGCGCATCGCGCTCTCGAGCCAGGAGCTCGGGCTCGCGCATCGAGCCTGGGCGGAGGCCGTCTTCGACGCCTACTGGGTCCAGGACCGTGACATCGCTGACGAGGCCGTGCTCGGCGAGCTGCTCTCGAAGCTCGGAGCCGACCCGAAGGTCGCGCTCGAGAGAGCTCGGGGGCCCGAAGCAAAAGCGGCGCTCAAGGCCTCGACCGAGGCGGCGCGCACTCGCGGAATCTTCGGTGCGCCGGCGTGTATCGTCGGGGACGACTTGTTCTTCGGCAAGGACCGCCTGGACTTCGTCGAGGATGCGCTCAGAGCCTCGGCCTGA